Proteins found in one Afipia sp. P52-10 genomic segment:
- the boxC gene encoding 2,3-epoxybenzoyl-CoA dihydrolase has protein sequence MAVEERKLANGAGHIDFRTDPSQYRHWKLAVDGDVATLTMDVDENGGLFEGYQLKLNSYDLGVDIELADALQRLRFEYPQVKTVLLRSGKNRVFCAGANIRMLAGSTHAHKVNFCKFTNETRNGIEDSSANSGQRFICVVNGTAAGGGYELALAADHIILADDGSAAVSLPEVPLLAVLPGTGGLTRVVDKRKVRRDRADFFCTMEEGLKGKRAVHWRLVDETVPNSKLETRVSERAKEFAAMSPRRGEGEGIALTQLAREIEGDSIRYGYVNVDIDRAARIASISIKAPDTPPPTDVAAMRLQGATFWPLQVARELDDAVLHLRLNELEITILVFKSHGDGASVLAYDTFLDANKDHWLVNEVRHFWKRVLKRIDVTSRTLVALIEPGSCFAGTLAELVFAADRSYMLIGQREGDNRAPAALMLSAMNFGPYPMSHGLTRLQSRFQADPIDLQRARERQSEALDAEMAEELGLVTFALDDIDWDDEVRVFFEGRASLSPDSLTGLEANLRFVGPETMESKIFARLTAWQNWIFQRPNAVGEAGALQRYGTGQKAQFDMTRV, from the coding sequence ATGGCTGTTGAGGAGCGAAAACTGGCAAACGGCGCCGGCCATATCGATTTTCGGACCGATCCCTCGCAGTATCGCCATTGGAAACTCGCAGTGGATGGTGATGTCGCCACGCTGACGATGGACGTGGATGAGAACGGCGGTCTGTTCGAAGGCTATCAGCTCAAGCTGAATTCCTATGACCTCGGTGTCGATATCGAGCTTGCCGATGCATTGCAGCGGTTGCGATTCGAATATCCGCAGGTGAAGACGGTGCTGCTGCGCTCCGGCAAGAACCGCGTCTTCTGCGCCGGCGCCAACATTCGCATGCTTGCCGGATCGACCCACGCGCACAAGGTCAACTTCTGCAAATTCACCAACGAAACCCGCAACGGTATCGAGGATTCCAGCGCGAATTCCGGCCAGCGCTTCATTTGCGTGGTGAACGGGACGGCGGCTGGCGGTGGCTATGAATTGGCGCTTGCGGCCGATCACATCATTCTCGCCGATGACGGCTCGGCGGCCGTATCGCTGCCGGAGGTACCCCTGCTGGCGGTTCTACCCGGCACGGGAGGGCTGACCCGCGTTGTCGACAAGCGCAAGGTGAGGCGTGATCGGGCGGATTTCTTCTGTACGATGGAAGAAGGTCTCAAAGGCAAGCGCGCCGTGCACTGGCGGTTGGTCGATGAGACGGTGCCGAATTCGAAGCTCGAAACGCGTGTCAGCGAGCGTGCCAAGGAATTCGCAGCGATGTCACCGCGGCGCGGCGAAGGCGAGGGTATCGCGTTGACACAGCTTGCGCGCGAGATCGAGGGCGACAGCATTCGCTATGGCTACGTCAATGTCGATATCGATCGCGCGGCGCGGATTGCCAGCATTTCCATCAAGGCGCCCGACACGCCGCCACCGACGGATGTTGCCGCCATGCGGCTGCAGGGCGCCACGTTCTGGCCCTTGCAAGTCGCGCGCGAACTCGATGATGCCGTCCTGCATTTGCGGTTGAACGAGCTTGAGATCACGATCCTGGTCTTCAAGTCTCATGGCGATGGCGCCAGCGTGCTGGCCTACGACACGTTTCTTGATGCCAACAAAGACCACTGGCTGGTCAACGAGGTGCGGCACTTCTGGAAGCGGGTGTTGAAGCGCATCGATGTCACGTCGCGAACTCTGGTGGCGCTGATCGAGCCTGGCTCCTGCTTTGCCGGCACGCTGGCCGAACTCGTCTTTGCCGCGGATCGCTCCTATATGCTGATCGGTCAACGCGAAGGCGACAATCGCGCACCGGCAGCCCTGATGCTCAGCGCCATGAACTTCGGCCCGTATCCGATGAGCCATGGACTGACACGGCTGCAGTCTCGCTTCCAGGCGGATCCGATCGATCTTCAGCGTGCGCGTGAGCGGCAGAGTGAGGCACTCGATGCGGAGATGGCCGAAGAGCTTGGCCTTGTCACCTTCGCCCTCGATGACATCGACTGGGACGATGAGGTGCGCGTGTTCTTCGAGGGGCGCGCCAGCCTGTCGCCCGACAGCCTGACAGGGCTTGAAGCCAACCTGCGGTTCGTCGGCCCGGAGACGATGGAATCGAAAATCTTCGCACGGCTCACTGCGTGGCAAAATTGGATATTCCAGCGTCCGAACGCGGTCGGTGAGGCGGGCGCGCTGCAACGCTATGGCACCGGCCAAAAGGCCCAGTTCGATATGACGCGCGTGTGA
- a CDS encoding alpha/beta fold hydrolase, translating to MRNWNASGRISIGASELEYRSIGPAPEAAPTLVMLHEGLGSAGLWGDVPDRLQAKTGAGVFVYSRAGYGGSSPAALPRSLEYMHREALDVLPKVLGAIGFRRGLLVGHSDGASIAAIYTGGVQDHRIRGLSLIAPHFVVEDISVRSIAAIKATYEQGDLRSKLARWHSDVDSAFYGWNDAWLDPKFRDWDISEYLGYIRVPVQIVQGEHDQYGTARQIEIAEEECYCPVDVTMIAGAGHAPHREAADVTLESISGFVNRILTGHGEGALVDAA from the coding sequence ATGAGAAACTGGAATGCGTCGGGCCGGATTTCGATCGGTGCGAGCGAACTCGAGTATCGCAGCATCGGTCCTGCGCCCGAGGCCGCGCCGACGCTGGTCATGCTGCACGAAGGTCTCGGCAGCGCCGGGCTGTGGGGCGATGTCCCTGACAGGTTGCAGGCCAAAACGGGTGCCGGTGTATTCGTCTATTCGCGGGCTGGTTATGGTGGGTCGAGCCCGGCCGCGCTGCCGCGTTCGCTTGAATACATGCATCGCGAGGCGCTCGATGTTCTACCGAAGGTGCTGGGGGCCATTGGCTTCCGCCGCGGCCTGCTCGTAGGACATTCCGATGGTGCATCGATCGCGGCGATTTATACCGGGGGTGTGCAGGACCATCGCATTCGCGGGCTATCATTGATCGCGCCACACTTCGTCGTCGAAGATATTTCGGTGCGCTCGATTGCCGCAATCAAGGCAACCTACGAGCAGGGCGACCTGCGCAGCAAGCTCGCGCGCTGGCACAGCGACGTGGACAGCGCATTCTATGGCTGGAACGACGCTTGGCTCGATCCGAAATTCCGGGACTGGGATATTTCGGAGTATCTTGGCTACATCCGCGTGCCGGTGCAAATCGTTCAAGGAGAGCACGACCAGTACGGCACCGCGCGGCAGATCGAAATTGCCGAAGAGGAATGCTACTGTCCGGTCGATGTGACGATGATTGCCGGAGCGGGGCACGCACCGCATCGCGAGGCGGCGGACGTGACGCTCGAGTCGATCAGCGGTTTCGTCAATCGCATCCTCACGGGCCATGGCGAGGGAGCACTCGTCGATGCGGCCTGA
- a CDS encoding benzoate-CoA ligase family protein: MSLPDRYNAVTYLLDRNIDAGRANKLAFTDPAARLTYGDLQLESRRLANLLKRLGVRREERIAMIMLDTIAFPIVFLGAIRAGIVPVPLNTLLTAEQYAYVLSDCRARVLFISDALLPVVQELLGRMPDLAHVVVVGKDAQGYLSFADEVARESEAFATADTHRDEPAFWLYSSGSTGMPKGVRHLHANLQATAETYAHQVLGIREGDVGLSAAKLFFAYGLGNALTFPMSVGATTVLYPDRPTPAAMFGLMRQYGATIFYGVPTLFAAMLNDEGCRNEPRFPKLRICTSAGEALPEAVGQAWKQRFDVDILDGVGSTELLHIFLSNSPDDIKYGSSGRPVPGYRVRLVNDVGADVADGEVGELLVDAPSAAEGYWNQRSKSRQTFEGGWTRTGDKYVRDADGRYTFCGRSDDMFKVSGIWVSPFEVESALITHPSVAEAAVIAAADGEGLLKPKAFVVLKPGASNEGLNEALKEHVKTKIGAWKYPRWIEVVDSLPKTATGKIQRFKLRAAY; this comes from the coding sequence ATGAGCTTGCCGGATCGCTATAATGCGGTGACGTATCTGCTCGACCGCAACATCGACGCAGGCCGCGCGAACAAGCTCGCTTTCACCGATCCGGCGGCGCGCCTGACCTATGGCGACTTGCAGCTTGAAAGCCGGCGTCTTGCCAATCTTCTGAAGCGTCTCGGTGTGCGCCGTGAAGAGCGGATTGCGATGATCATGCTCGACACGATCGCATTTCCCATCGTGTTTCTCGGCGCGATCCGCGCTGGCATTGTGCCGGTGCCGCTCAATACCCTGCTGACCGCGGAGCAATACGCTTACGTCCTCAGCGATTGTCGCGCGCGCGTGCTGTTCATCTCGGACGCGTTGTTGCCAGTGGTGCAGGAACTGCTCGGCCGTATGCCGGATCTCGCGCATGTGGTCGTGGTCGGCAAGGATGCGCAAGGGTACTTGAGCTTTGCCGATGAGGTTGCCCGCGAGAGCGAGGCCTTCGCGACGGCGGATACCCATCGCGACGAACCAGCCTTTTGGCTCTATTCGTCTGGTTCGACCGGCATGCCGAAGGGCGTACGACATTTGCATGCGAATTTGCAGGCGACGGCAGAGACCTACGCGCATCAGGTGTTGGGCATTCGCGAGGGCGACGTCGGTCTGTCGGCGGCGAAGCTGTTCTTCGCCTACGGTCTCGGCAATGCGCTGACGTTTCCGATGTCGGTTGGAGCGACCACCGTGTTGTATCCGGACCGCCCCACGCCGGCGGCGATGTTCGGATTGATGCGGCAGTACGGCGCGACGATCTTCTATGGTGTGCCGACGTTGTTTGCGGCCATGCTGAACGACGAGGGATGCAGGAACGAGCCGCGTTTTCCCAAGCTGCGCATCTGCACTTCTGCCGGCGAAGCGTTGCCGGAAGCGGTAGGGCAAGCCTGGAAGCAGCGCTTTGACGTGGATATCCTCGACGGTGTCGGTTCGACTGAGCTACTACACATCTTCCTCTCCAACTCGCCAGACGACATTAAATATGGTTCGTCGGGGCGTCCGGTGCCCGGCTATCGCGTCCGCCTCGTCAACGATGTCGGAGCCGATGTTGCGGATGGCGAAGTCGGCGAGCTGTTGGTCGATGCGCCGTCGGCTGCGGAAGGCTATTGGAATCAGCGCAGCAAGAGCCGGCAGACCTTCGAGGGCGGCTGGACGCGCACGGGCGACAAGTACGTGCGCGACGCGGATGGTCGTTACACCTTCTGCGGCCGCTCAGACGATATGTTCAAGGTTTCGGGCATCTGGGTGTCGCCGTTCGAGGTCGAGAGCGCGTTGATCACGCATCCTTCGGTCGCCGAAGCCGCCGTCATTGCGGCCGCAGACGGCGAGGGCCTGTTGAAGCCAAAGGCATTTGTCGTGTTGAAGCCCGGCGCATCGAACGAAGGTCTCAATGAGGCGTTGAAGGAGCATGTGAAGACCAAGATCGGCGCGTGGAAATATCCACGGTGGATCGAGGTGGTGGACAGTCTGCCGAAGACCGCGACCGGGAAGATTCAGCGTTTCAAACTGCGCGCTGCGTACTGA
- a CDS encoding helix-turn-helix transcriptional regulator: MIHIKPAIRVAVNESQHYGSRSNFENPTAAMAERPCSDDVFLQQLGQQVRTTRGLHGMSRKVLANVSGISERYIAQLESGKGNVSIVLLRRLAHAMGTPLEDIIPGSDSPDWPVLRALARKATPQQIAAAKEAIIGQANAPPLRKLAPIGIALIGLRGAGKSTLGKQLAETIGWRFVELNKEIEKQNGLSVAEILALYGQEGFRRMEQIALVQTLACKEPIVLATGGGIVSEPLTFDLILSSFYTVWLKAEPEEHMARVRNQGDLRPMADDRSAMQELRTILLSRQPLYARASAQVDTAGLSVEQAAARLLETVKPMVARSQSRTATRR; the protein is encoded by the coding sequence ATAATTCATATAAAGCCAGCCATACGGGTTGCTGTCAATGAGAGCCAGCACTATGGTTCGCGGTCGAATTTCGAAAATCCAACGGCGGCCATGGCCGAACGACCCTGCTCCGACGACGTCTTCCTTCAGCAGCTGGGCCAGCAGGTCCGCACCACGCGCGGCCTGCATGGCATGTCGCGTAAAGTTCTGGCGAACGTGTCGGGGATTTCGGAGCGCTACATCGCCCAACTCGAGAGCGGCAAGGGCAACGTTTCGATCGTGTTGCTGCGCCGCCTGGCCCACGCGATGGGAACGCCGCTGGAAGACATCATTCCAGGCAGTGACTCGCCCGACTGGCCCGTCCTCCGCGCCCTCGCGCGCAAGGCGACGCCACAACAGATAGCCGCCGCCAAAGAAGCGATCATCGGACAGGCCAATGCCCCTCCCCTTCGCAAGCTGGCGCCGATCGGCATCGCCCTGATCGGCCTGCGCGGCGCGGGTAAAAGCACGCTAGGCAAACAGCTCGCCGAGACCATCGGCTGGCGTTTCGTCGAGCTCAACAAGGAAATTGAAAAACAGAACGGGCTTTCGGTCGCCGAAATCCTTGCGCTGTACGGCCAGGAAGGCTTCCGCCGTATGGAGCAGATCGCGTTGGTTCAAACACTCGCATGTAAGGAGCCGATCGTGCTCGCGACCGGCGGCGGCATTGTCTCCGAGCCGCTGACCTTCGATCTGATCTTGTCGTCGTTCTACACGGTGTGGCTGAAGGCCGAGCCGGAGGAACATATGGCTCGCGTGCGCAACCAGGGCGATCTGCGGCCGATGGCCGACGACCGCTCGGCAATGCAGGAACTGCGAACAATCCTGCTGAGCCGCCAGCCGCTTTATGCGCGCGCGTCCGCGCAAGTGGACACCGCTGGATTGAGCGTCGAACAAGCCGCGGCACGGCTGCTCGAAACGGTCAAACCGATGGTGGCGCGAAGTCAGTCCCGCACGGCGACAAGACGTTAA
- a CDS encoding ABC transporter ATP-binding protein, producing the protein MSPLVTVERLEAFYGASQVLHGIDLQLHRGEQVALIGRNGMGKTTLLRSLMGLVADCRGNVVFAGKSITRAAPEAIAQAGVAFVPEGRGVFGSLSVVENLVMAARPATDGRCTWTLDRIFGLFPRLRERRNNGGHQLSGGEQQMLTIGRALMTNPDLILIDEATEGLAPMVAQDIWNTLAVIKGEGIATIVVDKDFRSLSRVADRVVLLSKGRVVFDGTPASLQGQPDTLERYLGV; encoded by the coding sequence GTGAGCCCGCTGGTGACGGTGGAGCGGCTGGAAGCGTTCTACGGTGCGAGCCAGGTGCTGCACGGCATCGATCTGCAGCTGCATCGTGGCGAGCAGGTCGCTTTGATCGGCCGCAATGGAATGGGTAAAACCACGTTGCTGCGCTCGCTGATGGGACTTGTCGCGGACTGTCGAGGCAACGTCGTATTCGCAGGAAAAAGCATCACGCGGGCGGCGCCGGAGGCGATCGCGCAGGCGGGCGTTGCGTTCGTGCCTGAGGGACGCGGCGTATTCGGCTCGCTGTCAGTGGTCGAGAATCTCGTCATGGCCGCACGACCTGCGACCGACGGCCGTTGCACCTGGACGCTTGACCGGATCTTCGGGTTGTTTCCGCGGCTGCGCGAACGACGCAACAACGGTGGGCATCAGCTCTCGGGTGGCGAGCAGCAGATGTTGACGATCGGTCGTGCGCTGATGACGAACCCGGATCTGATCCTGATCGATGAAGCAACCGAGGGCCTCGCGCCGATGGTGGCGCAGGACATCTGGAATACGCTCGCGGTGATCAAGGGCGAAGGGATCGCAACCATCGTCGTCGATAAGGATTTCCGCAGCCTGTCACGCGTTGCCGATCGCGTCGTTCTGCTTTCCAAGGGCCGCGTGGTGTTCGACGGTACCCCGGCATCATTGCAGGGGCAGCCGGATACGCTGGAGCGTTATCTCGGCGTGTAG
- a CDS encoding ABC transporter ATP-binding protein, translated as MPEAEVPETASLRAVGLSRQFGGVHAVERVSLDVHQDEIHAVIGPNGAGKSTLINLLSGDIPVSSGSIVLDDADVTRLKAERRARAGIGRSYQKTTIFPQFSVYENVRLAAQAHGRRPLRMFGSAFSDLSVNRAAHEALERTGLMPRVDALASVLSHGEQRQLEIAMVLATQPRIILLDEPLAGMGQQEAREVISLIASLRKGHAVLLVEHDMDAVFELADRLTVMQDGRVIASGMPGEVRMNPAVRAAYLGSHGEAA; from the coding sequence ATGCCTGAGGCAGAAGTCCCGGAGACGGCGTCATTGCGTGCGGTCGGGTTGTCGCGCCAATTCGGTGGCGTGCATGCGGTGGAGCGCGTTTCGCTCGACGTGCATCAGGATGAAATCCACGCCGTTATCGGACCGAACGGTGCGGGTAAGTCGACGCTGATCAATTTGCTCTCGGGTGATATCCCGGTCAGTTCAGGCTCGATCGTTCTCGACGATGCGGACGTCACGCGCTTGAAGGCGGAGCGGCGTGCGCGGGCAGGAATCGGCCGTTCCTACCAGAAGACAACGATTTTTCCGCAGTTCTCGGTTTACGAGAATGTCCGGCTCGCCGCACAGGCGCATGGACGAAGGCCGCTGCGGATGTTCGGAAGCGCATTCTCCGATCTGAGCGTCAACCGCGCCGCTCACGAGGCATTGGAACGTACCGGGCTGATGCCGCGTGTCGATGCACTGGCGAGTGTGCTCAGCCATGGCGAGCAGCGGCAACTCGAGATCGCCATGGTGCTGGCGACGCAGCCGCGCATCATCCTGCTCGATGAGCCGCTCGCCGGGATGGGACAGCAGGAAGCGCGCGAGGTGATCAGCCTGATCGCTTCGTTGCGGAAGGGGCATGCGGTGCTGTTGGTCGAACATGACATGGACGCGGTGTTCGAACTCGCTGACCGGTTGACGGTGATGCAAGACGGCCGGGTGATTGCGTCGGGGATGCCGGGCGAAGTTCGGATGAATCCGGCGGTGCGTGCCGCTTATCTCGGTAGCCATGGAGAAGCCGCGTGA
- a CDS encoding branched-chain amino acid ABC transporter permease, translating into MAAARVWLIPAVLLVLAAALPFLAPTYYIQFTAKIMIMGILAMALNLVVGYGGLVSLCHAAFFGLGGYVLALATPKYDPVSFWTSLPLAVGVTAVAALIIGALALRTRGIYFIMVTLAFGEMLFFLFHDTKLAGGSDGAFINYKPEIALAGQVLFDLEKPAVFYWTVLTIVVLTVALLTTLVRSPFGHALAAARDNERRARSLGFPIFRLRLIAFVISGALAGIAGYLAAVQFGFVAPQMLGWHLSATILVMVLIGGLRSVAGPLIGAFVLMGLEEVLKSSTEHWKLVEGLVVIAIVLVLPNGVRHLLRAVLGDAERPPLPQAIDKAAKVNHA; encoded by the coding sequence ATGGCTGCCGCCCGCGTTTGGCTGATCCCGGCCGTGCTGCTCGTTCTCGCAGCCGCGCTGCCGTTTCTGGCGCCGACCTACTACATTCAGTTCACGGCCAAGATCATGATCATGGGCATCCTTGCGATGGCCCTGAATCTCGTCGTCGGCTATGGCGGGCTGGTCAGCCTGTGTCATGCGGCGTTCTTCGGTCTCGGCGGTTATGTGCTGGCGCTGGCGACCCCGAAATACGATCCGGTGTCGTTCTGGACATCGCTCCCGTTGGCGGTTGGTGTGACCGCTGTAGCCGCACTCATCATCGGTGCGCTCGCGCTGCGCACACGCGGCATCTACTTCATCATGGTGACGCTGGCCTTTGGCGAAATGCTGTTCTTCCTGTTCCATGACACCAAGCTCGCGGGCGGTTCCGACGGCGCCTTCATCAACTACAAGCCCGAGATCGCGCTCGCAGGGCAGGTGTTGTTCGATCTCGAGAAGCCGGCGGTGTTCTATTGGACTGTTCTGACGATTGTCGTGCTGACGGTTGCATTGCTGACGACGCTGGTGCGTTCGCCGTTCGGCCACGCACTCGCAGCCGCTCGTGACAATGAGCGCCGCGCTCGCTCGCTCGGCTTCCCCATTTTCCGACTGCGGCTGATCGCTTTCGTCATCTCAGGCGCTTTGGCGGGTATTGCCGGATATCTCGCGGCAGTGCAGTTTGGCTTTGTCGCTCCGCAGATGCTCGGCTGGCACCTGTCGGCGACGATCCTGGTCATGGTGCTGATCGGCGGGCTGCGATCGGTCGCCGGACCGCTGATTGGCGCTTTCGTCCTGATGGGGCTCGAAGAGGTGCTCAAATCCAGCACCGAGCATTGGAAGCTTGTCGAAGGGCTCGTCGTGATCGCGATCGTCCTGGTTCTTCCCAACGGAGTTCGTCATCTGTTGCGGGCTGTGCTCGGCGACGCCGAACGACCGCCGTTGCCGCAGGCGATCGATAAGGCCGCGAAGGTGAACCATGCCTGA
- a CDS encoding branched-chain amino acid ABC transporter permease, translating to MDLVTFGVQLLNAIQYGMVLFLVASGLTLVFGILGVINLAHGAFYMLGAYLAYGIAAATGSFWLALVGGMAIAFVVGLLLESIFIRRLYGRDHLAQVLLSFGLILVLDEVRQLLFGKDVHAVAPPPMFSGTIQLTENLSYSVYRLAICGFCLAVAAVIFYVVQRTKIGMIIRAGAENREMTRALGISFDTINRYVFAVGIALAALGGIIVSPVSTVFPGMGDGMLILSFVVVVLGGIGSITGAAIGALLIGLTDTFGKVFFPNISSILIYVLMAGVLLWRPNGILGRREV from the coding sequence ATGGACCTTGTCACCTTCGGCGTTCAGTTGTTGAACGCCATCCAGTATGGAATGGTCCTCTTTCTCGTCGCCAGCGGATTAACGCTGGTGTTCGGTATCCTCGGCGTGATCAATCTCGCTCATGGCGCCTTCTATATGCTGGGCGCTTATCTGGCCTATGGCATTGCCGCAGCGACGGGGAGTTTCTGGCTGGCGTTGGTCGGCGGGATGGCGATTGCTTTTGTCGTCGGCCTGCTGCTGGAAAGCATCTTCATTCGCAGGTTATATGGCCGCGATCATCTTGCCCAGGTGCTGTTGTCGTTCGGCCTGATCCTCGTTCTTGATGAAGTTCGTCAGTTGTTGTTCGGCAAGGATGTCCATGCGGTGGCTCCGCCGCCGATGTTCTCCGGTACGATTCAATTGACTGAGAACCTGTCGTACTCGGTCTACCGTCTGGCTATTTGTGGATTCTGTCTCGCCGTCGCGGCGGTGATCTTCTACGTCGTCCAGCGCACCAAGATCGGCATGATCATTCGCGCCGGGGCGGAAAATCGCGAGATGACGCGAGCGCTCGGCATCAGCTTCGACACGATCAACCGCTATGTATTCGCGGTCGGCATCGCGCTGGCGGCGCTCGGGGGCATCATCGTGTCGCCGGTTTCTACCGTGTTTCCGGGGATGGGCGACGGCATGTTGATCCTGTCGTTCGTCGTCGTGGTGCTGGGCGGCATCGGCTCCATTACGGGCGCTGCGATCGGCGCGCTGCTGATTGGCCTCACCGATACCTTCGGCAAAGTGTTCTTTCCCAATATCTCGAGCATTCTGATCTATGTGCTGATGGCGGGCGTGCTGCTTTGGCGACCAAACGGCATCCTCGGGCGGCGCGAGGTTTGA
- a CDS encoding ABC transporter substrate-binding protein — translation MMIRNQPSGLTRRSLLSGAAGAATLVAAPHLRSPAIAQAAPLKVGLMLPYTGTYAKLGQFIDAGFRLYVEQKGGKLGGREITYVQVDDESKPESATDNMNRLVGREKVDMVLGTVHSGVAMAMVKVARDTNTLLIIPNAGANDATGPQCAPNIFRTSFSNWQTTYPAGKVMIDAGLKNVATITWRYTAGAEMMGAFAENFTKLGGKVVEDLTVPFPEVEFQALLTRIATLKPDAVFSFFAGAGAVKFVKDYAAAGLNKTIPLYGAGFLTDGTLDAQGEAANGIKTTLHYADNLDNPANVAFLKAFKAKTNLEGDIYAVQGYDAGALFDIGLTAVGGDTKARDKMVSAMGAAKIDSPRGPLSFNKAHNPIQNIYLREVRNGRNEFVSIAQTNVDDPARGCRMA, via the coding sequence ATGATGATTCGCAATCAGCCATCCGGCCTCACGCGACGCAGTCTCTTGTCCGGTGCGGCCGGAGCGGCGACGTTGGTCGCAGCGCCGCATTTGCGCTCGCCAGCGATTGCGCAGGCGGCTCCATTGAAAGTCGGCCTCATGCTGCCTTACACGGGGACTTACGCCAAGCTTGGCCAGTTCATCGATGCGGGCTTCCGTCTGTATGTGGAGCAGAAGGGAGGGAAGCTTGGCGGTCGTGAGATTACATATGTACAGGTGGATGATGAATCGAAGCCGGAGTCGGCCACCGACAACATGAACCGCCTGGTCGGCCGCGAAAAGGTGGACATGGTGCTTGGCACCGTCCACTCCGGCGTCGCCATGGCGATGGTGAAAGTCGCGCGCGATACCAACACGCTGCTGATCATCCCGAATGCTGGCGCTAACGATGCAACCGGCCCGCAATGCGCACCGAATATTTTCCGGACATCGTTCTCCAATTGGCAGACGACTTATCCCGCTGGCAAGGTGATGATCGATGCGGGACTGAAGAACGTTGCGACGATCACCTGGCGCTACACCGCGGGGGCGGAGATGATGGGCGCCTTTGCGGAGAATTTCACCAAGCTCGGCGGTAAGGTGGTCGAGGATCTGACGGTGCCTTTCCCGGAGGTCGAATTCCAGGCGTTGCTGACGCGGATTGCGACGCTGAAACCCGATGCCGTGTTTTCGTTCTTCGCGGGGGCGGGTGCGGTGAAGTTCGTCAAGGATTATGCCGCCGCGGGTCTGAACAAGACAATCCCGCTCTATGGCGCAGGCTTTCTGACCGACGGCACGCTCGATGCACAGGGCGAGGCTGCGAACGGCATCAAGACCACGTTGCACTACGCCGATAACCTGGACAATCCGGCGAACGTCGCTTTCCTGAAGGCATTCAAGGCCAAGACCAATCTGGAAGGCGATATCTATGCAGTGCAGGGATATGACGCTGGCGCGCTGTTCGATATCGGGTTGACGGCGGTCGGTGGTGACACCAAGGCGCGCGACAAGATGGTATCGGCGATGGGAGCTGCGAAGATCGACAGCCCGCGCGGGCCGCTGAGCTTCAACAAGGCGCATAACCCGATCCAGAACATATACCTGCGCGAGGTGCGCAATGGGCGCAACGAGTTTGTGTCCATTGCACAGACCAATGTGGATGATCCCGCGCGCGGTTGCAGAATGGCTTGA
- a CDS encoding Zn-ribbon domain-containing OB-fold protein has product MSKIPSPSVNVETAQFWSRANEGQLAVPQCKACGKFHWYPRAVCPFCMSTDVELKPARGTGTIYSYSVSRRGKDSYVIAYVTLDEGVTMMTNIVHAENDKLAIGQPVRVAMVASEDGQKVPMFEPA; this is encoded by the coding sequence ATGAGCAAGATTCCATCTCCGTCGGTCAACGTCGAGACCGCGCAGTTCTGGAGCCGCGCCAATGAGGGACAACTCGCCGTTCCTCAGTGCAAAGCATGCGGAAAATTTCATTGGTATCCGCGGGCGGTGTGTCCGTTCTGCATGAGCACGGATGTCGAATTGAAGCCGGCGAGGGGCACCGGCACGATCTACAGCTACAGCGTCTCCCGACGCGGCAAGGATTCTTACGTCATCGCCTACGTCACCTTGGACGAAGGCGTCACGATGATGACCAACATCGTCCATGCGGAGAACGACAAGCTGGCGATCGGCCAACCGGTCCGCGTGGCGATGGTGGCGTCGGAGGACGGGCAGAAGGTGCCCATGTTCGAGCCCGCCTGA